The genomic DNA TCCGGCTTGCCGAGGGAGAACGGTACGGCGTGCATAACTGCAATGTGTAACTCCAAGTCAAGGGTTGAGTTACACATTGTGTTCATATTGCATTAATTTTCGCCTGATATCGCGATTCTCTCTGCGATGAGGATGCTTTCGGCCGCCACGAGCTTGATCGCCAACGGTCGATCATGTGATACTCATCCCCGAAGAGTTGCGAATGTCATAAAAAAGGACCTTAAAGTACGTAAGCGTAAGTGGAGGCGCATGGCAAGGTACGGGAAGGCTGTGGCGGAGCTACCGGTCGACCGGCTCTGATCCGCTTCCCGTGCGGGACGCACCACGACGGAGTGGTCAGGTCCCGGAGTGCGCCCGTACCGCTCATGCGTCGCCGTGGGCGGTGATCACGCTGCGTAGGGTTCGCGTCCTACCAAGTGGGAGAACTCAGTAATGTCGACCGATATGGCCGCCGAGGCGATCCGGCAGGTCAGAACCGTTCCCGTCCATCGGGCGCTGCCCCGCCTGGCGAAGGATCCGGTGAACGCGCTCGCCGAGTTCGGCAGGGAGGCGGGCGGCGAGATCGTCCGCCTGGACCTGGGCCCCTTCCGGCCTTATCTGGTCACCCATCCCGAGCACGTCCAGCAGGTATTGCGCTCCGAGTGGACGAACTACCGGCGCGAGGGCATGTTCTGGCGCCCCCTGCGACGCATTCTCGGGGCCAGCGTCCTCGATGACGGCCTGCCCTGGGAGAGCAGTCGCAAAATCCTGCAGCCTCTGTTCACCGCCCGGTACGTTGCCACGCTCGCCGAGGAGATGGCGAAAACGATCGCGGTGCGCGTCGAGGAGCTGGGTGAGTACGCCCGAACGGGACGGCCCGTCGACGCCGCCGAGGAGATGTCCGGCATCGTCAGCCGCACCGTCATCCGGGTGCTGTTCGGGGACAGGATGACCCGGGAGGACGGGGAACGCCTCACGCCCGCCTACGACCTGGCGGCCAACTCGATCAACTTCCGGCTGCTCATGCCGTTCATGCCGTACAACATCCGGATCCCCGGTGACCGGGCTTTCATGTCGGCGGTCAGGACGGTCGACGACGTGGTGTTCCCGGTGATCCGCCAGGCGCGGGTCGACCCCGGCGACAGCGTCGACGTCATCTCCGTGCTCTGCCGGTCCACCGGCGGCGACGGCGGCGCGATGGACGACCGGCAGATCCGCGACGCCCTGGTCAGCGTGTACGGCGCGGCCTCGGAGTCCACCGCGATGACCATGGCCTGGCTGTGGCTGACGCTGGACGCCCACCCGGAGGTGGCGGCCCGGCTGCAGGCGGAGGTCGACAGCGTGGTCGGCTCCGGACCGGCCACGCCCGAGCACGTTCCCCGGCTCCGCTACACCCGCATGGTCCTGCAGGAACTCCTGCGCCTGTACCCGGCGGGCTGGCTCTTCCCCCGGATGGTGATGGAGGACGGCGAGGTCGGCGGCGTGCGGATCAAGGCCGGGTCGGAGGTGCTGATCACCCCCTACGCCACCCACCGGCTGGACGAGTTCTGGGAGCGCCCAATGGAGTTCGACCCGGAGCGGTTCGCTCCGGAGAAGCAGGAGCGCAGGCACAAGTACGCCTACTTCCCCTTCGGCGGCGGCCCCCACCAATGCCTCGGACAGCACCTTTTCTACGTCCAGGCGCCGCTCATCATCGCGGCCATCCTGAGCCGGTTCCGCCTGACGGTGCGCACTCCGGGGCCGTTCGTCCCGTCCCCGGCCGCTTCGCTCCGCCTCAAGAAGAAAATCGAACTGGACGTCTCCTTCGCCGACCACGCCCGGGGTGGGACCCGGTGACCCCTCGCACCGATCTCGCCGCATGGCCGCCGGCCACGGCCAGCGGAACCGTCTGTGCCGTGGCCGGGCAGTCCCAGCGCCACATGCGCGAATGGGCGGCGGCCTACCCGGACCTGTTCTCGGCCAAGCCGTTCGACGCGGCCCTCTACAGCACGCTGTCGCTCGCCATGGCGTTCAGCGGGCCGTGGTTCACCGCCGAGCAGCTCCGGATGGCGAACAAGGTCTGCCTGTGGGCGTTCGGCCTGGACTGGCTCGTCGACTACGTGGCCACCTCCCGGTCCGAGGTGGACGACATCGCACGGCGATGCATGGAGGTGGCCGAGGGCGCTCCACCGGTCCCCGGCGACGACCTCACCCGCCTGCTCGCCGACATCCGCGACGAACTCGCCGCGTCTCCCGCTTTCCCGGCGCTCGGGCACCTCTGGCGTGCGGAACTGCGGTCGATGCTGGAGGCGATGCTGCTGGAGTGGCGGTGGAAGGGGGAGAAGGTCACGCCGAGCTTCGAAGAGTATCTCGGCAACGCCGACAACCTCGGTTTCTGCTTCGCCTTCACCTCCCACTGGCTGCACACCACGAACCCGGACGCCGTCGCCGACCTCGACCTGGTCCGGAAGGCCGCCTCGGCGGTGCAGCGGGTCATCCGCCTCCTCAACGACCTGGGCACCTACGAGCGCGACGTGACCTGGGGCGACCTCAACGCCCTGCTGCTGGACGTCTCCCGCGCCGAGGTCGAGCAGCGGGTCGCCGAGCTCGCCGCCCGGAGCCGGGAGCTGATCGCCCCCTTGCGGACCGACCATCCCGAGCTGGCCGGCTACCTGGAACGGCAGATGGACTTCTGCGCGGGCTTCTACCGCGTGGCCGACTACTGGGGCACCCTGTGAGCGTCGACGATCTCCTCACGACGGCTACGGCAGAGCAGCGGCCCTTCGAGGAGATCGACGTGGCCGCCGGGGCCCGCGAGCTGGTCACCGGACTCCTGGCCCACCCGTGGGGGCAGGTCTCGGCCTCGCCGTACGAGACCGGACGCATGGTCGGCCTGGCCCCGTGGCTGGCCGGGCACGCCGAACGGCTCGACTTCCTGCTGGCCACCCAGCGATCGGACGGCGGCTGGGGCGCTCCCGACGGCTACGACCTCGTTCCCACGCTGAGCGCCACCGAGGCGCTCCTGGCGGAACTGCGCCGTGAGCCCGCAGGTCCGGGCCGGGCCGTGCTGGCCGGAGCCGCGCACCGGGGTGTCGGGATGCTGCGTCGCCGGTCGCGCCCGGACAGCGGTCCGGCCCTGCCCGACATGCCGGCGATCGAGCTCATCGTTCCCTCCCTGGTCTCCCTGATCAACGGGCACCTGGAGGCGGAGGGGAGCAGCGAGCGGCTGGAGCTTCCCGCGGGTATGAACGGCGTGAAACTGTCGGTGATCCGGGCACGGATGGCGTCGGGCGCGGAGGTCCCGCAGAAACTGCTGCACGCGCTGGAGGTGGTGGGCGAGGCGGCGGACAAGGCGTCCGGTGTCGTTCCCAGCCCGATCGCGAAGACCTGGGGGTCGCCCGAGGCGACCGGGGAGGCCGGTGCGCCGGGCTCTCCGGCCGAGGCCGTCGCCACGATCGGGGCGTCGCCCGCGGCCGGTGCCGCGTGGCTCGGTACGGCGGGCGAGTCCGACCCGGCCGATCCGGTGCGGCGGTATCTGGAGAAGGTCGTAGCCGGATTCGGCGGGCCGGTGCCGTGCGCCCTCCCCGTAACCGTGTTCGAGCGCGGCTGGACGTTGAGCTGGCTGCGGCGCGCCGGTATCCCCGTGGACGTGCCGCCGGAGCTGGTGAAGAGCCTGGACGACGGGGTCGGTCCGGTGGGAGGGCCGGCGGGGCCGGGGCTCCCGCCGGACGCCGACACCACCTCGGTCGCCCTGTACGCGCTGACGTTGCTCGGGGTTGCCCGCGAGCCCGATGCCCTGTGGGCGTACGAGACGGACACCCACTTCTGCACCTGGCCCGGGGAGGAGGGAGCCTCACCGACGGTCAACGCGCACGTGCTCGACGCCTTCGGTGCGTATCTGAGGCGTGACGCCGGTGCCGTACCGCGCTACGCGGAGGCTGTGGACAAGCTGTCGGCGTGGTTGTGCGGCTGCCAGGAAGCGGAGGGGAACTGGCTGGATCGCTGGCACGCCTCGCCGTACTACGCGACGGCCTGCTGCTCGCTCGCGCTGGATGAATACGGCGGAGCGGGGTCGGAGGGCGCGGTGCGCAGAGCCGTGCGCTGGGTGCTCGACAGCCAGCGTGCGGATGGATCCTGGGGCCGGTGGGAGGGGACGGCGGAGGAGACCGCCTACGCGTTGCAGACCCTGCTGCTGACCGGTGCGGCGGGTGAGGAGGGCCGGCTGGAGGCGGTGGAGCGCGGGTATCGCTTCCTGCTGGGGGCGGTCGCCGGGCGCGGCGCGCCGACGGACGCTCCGGCGCTC from Streptosporangium sp. NBC_01756 includes the following:
- a CDS encoding terpene synthase family protein translates to MTPRTDLAAWPPATASGTVCAVAGQSQRHMREWAAAYPDLFSAKPFDAALYSTLSLAMAFSGPWFTAEQLRMANKVCLWAFGLDWLVDYVATSRSEVDDIARRCMEVAEGAPPVPGDDLTRLLADIRDELAASPAFPALGHLWRAELRSMLEAMLLEWRWKGEKVTPSFEEYLGNADNLGFCFAFTSHWLHTTNPDAVADLDLVRKAASAVQRVIRLLNDLGTYERDVTWGDLNALLLDVSRAEVEQRVAELAARSRELIAPLRTDHPELAGYLERQMDFCAGFYRVADYWGTL
- a CDS encoding cytochrome P450; the encoded protein is MSTDMAAEAIRQVRTVPVHRALPRLAKDPVNALAEFGREAGGEIVRLDLGPFRPYLVTHPEHVQQVLRSEWTNYRREGMFWRPLRRILGASVLDDGLPWESSRKILQPLFTARYVATLAEEMAKTIAVRVEELGEYARTGRPVDAAEEMSGIVSRTVIRVLFGDRMTREDGERLTPAYDLAANSINFRLLMPFMPYNIRIPGDRAFMSAVRTVDDVVFPVIRQARVDPGDSVDVISVLCRSTGGDGGAMDDRQIRDALVSVYGAASESTAMTMAWLWLTLDAHPEVAARLQAEVDSVVGSGPATPEHVPRLRYTRMVLQELLRLYPAGWLFPRMVMEDGEVGGVRIKAGSEVLITPYATHRLDEFWERPMEFDPERFAPEKQERRHKYAYFPFGGGPHQCLGQHLFYVQAPLIIAAILSRFRLTVRTPGPFVPSPAASLRLKKKIELDVSFADHARGGTR
- a CDS encoding prenyltransferase/squalene oxidase repeat-containing protein, giving the protein MSVDDLLTTATAEQRPFEEIDVAAGARELVTGLLAHPWGQVSASPYETGRMVGLAPWLAGHAERLDFLLATQRSDGGWGAPDGYDLVPTLSATEALLAELRREPAGPGRAVLAGAAHRGVGMLRRRSRPDSGPALPDMPAIELIVPSLVSLINGHLEAEGSSERLELPAGMNGVKLSVIRARMASGAEVPQKLLHALEVVGEAADKASGVVPSPIAKTWGSPEATGEAGAPGSPAEAVATIGASPAAGAAWLGTAGESDPADPVRRYLEKVVAGFGGPVPCALPVTVFERGWTLSWLRRAGIPVDVPPELVKSLDDGVGPVGGPAGPGLPPDADTTSVALYALTLLGVAREPDALWAYETDTHFCTWPGEEGASPTVNAHVLDAFGAYLRRDAGAVPRYAEAVDKLSAWLCGCQEAEGNWLDRWHASPYYATACCSLALDEYGGAGSEGAVRRAVRWVLDSQRADGSWGRWEGTAEETAYALQTLLLTGAAGEEGRLEAVERGYRFLLGAVAGRGAPTDAPALWHDKDLYLPAAIVRAAILGALHLAGHALRAPRPDRPGAVIGGHRNSAGELYFTKRTNSHICPMSP